In Puntigrus tetrazona isolate hp1 chromosome 7, ASM1883169v1, whole genome shotgun sequence, the following are encoded in one genomic region:
- the LOC122348891 gene encoding RNA-binding protein with multiple splicing-like has product MFVPPCQGVRFDPDIPQTLRLEFAKANTKMAKSKLIGIPNPSPSRQSPGPSCVSREPYELTIPALYASSPEVWPSYSLYPTELPPPAYAYSSSLHAQIRWLPNTDVTNQGWKSRQFC; this is encoded by the exons ATGTTTGTTCCTCCTTGTCAGGGTGTTCGCTTTGATCCGGATATTCCCCAGACTTTGCGGCTGGAGTTTGCCAAAGCCAATACTAAGATGGCCAAGAGTAAACTAATAGGAATTCCAAACCCATCGCCATCCAGACAGAGTCCTGGCCCGTCCTGTGTCAGTCGAGAGCCCT ATGAGCTGACCATTCCCGCGCTGTACGCCAGCAGTCCCGAGGTGTGGCCGTCTTACTCGCTGTACCCTACTGAGCTGCCTCCGCCAGCATACGCTTACAGTTCCTCGCTGCACGCACAG aTTCGCTGGCTGCCGAACACAGACGTGACCAATCAGGGCTGGAAGAGCCGACAGTTCTGTTGA